A genomic window from Pseudomonas cavernicola includes:
- a CDS encoding MalM family protein, with protein MRSLLLLLTLVGLASVQASNGKYLTWVDDQGRVHNTFVDGNFAKQQHQAARRISQSDQARMNDDSATRWPGSKNNGESKRRYYTWVDASGNLQNSFYAGTQQTAGKSDVLLPNGERSGEYIDADVLEGRNFVRPEHGSPYYTWVDEQGRMHNSAVPEQGRGSVQRATGDGLPVKYTEGRQVEFANKTAVLPSLDGQPTAAMQALLAGAQGSAGDGLYQSLLDQCCGQLPDDAFTELSVQEPRYEELNRFSPSFDFPMGRSYYAALKLPRSQRTYGLRVRSFANKQVVYPSLLFLDEAKRPTRLVSDAVYQLHGETWYRYAFIEGTVPVKAAEGERYVLLLTTDEDRHLQTLDNKLFKRPLQDLAVNDAGMQTHEHADQGGFELAIVR; from the coding sequence ATGCGTAGCCTACTGCTGCTCCTAACTCTCGTTGGTCTGGCCTCGGTGCAGGCCAGCAACGGCAAGTACTTGACCTGGGTCGATGATCAGGGGCGGGTGCACAACACCTTTGTCGATGGCAATTTCGCTAAACAGCAGCACCAGGCCGCGCGGCGAATCAGCCAAAGCGATCAGGCGCGGATGAACGATGATTCGGCAACGCGCTGGCCCGGCAGCAAAAACAATGGCGAAAGCAAACGCCGCTATTACACCTGGGTGGATGCCAGCGGCAATTTGCAGAACAGCTTCTATGCCGGCACCCAACAAACGGCAGGGAAGAGCGATGTGCTGCTGCCCAATGGCGAGCGTTCCGGTGAGTACATCGATGCCGATGTGCTGGAGGGGCGCAACTTTGTTCGCCCTGAGCACGGCAGCCCGTACTACACCTGGGTCGATGAGCAAGGGCGAATGCACAACTCAGCGGTGCCGGAGCAAGGTCGCGGGTCAGTGCAGAGGGCGACTGGTGACGGGCTGCCGGTCAAGTACACCGAGGGTCGCCAGGTCGAATTTGCCAACAAGACAGCGGTATTGCCATCCCTGGATGGCCAGCCCACGGCGGCGATGCAAGCATTATTGGCTGGAGCCCAGGGAAGCGCGGGGGATGGGCTCTATCAAAGCCTGCTGGACCAGTGCTGTGGGCAGCTGCCTGACGATGCGTTTACTGAACTGTCGGTGCAAGAACCTCGTTACGAGGAGCTCAATCGCTTCTCGCCGAGCTTTGATTTCCCCATGGGCCGCAGTTACTACGCGGCGCTGAAGCTGCCGCGCTCACAGCGTACGTATGGGTTGCGCGTACGCAGCTTTGCGAATAAGCAGGTGGTCTATCCCTCGCTACTGTTTCTCGATGAGGCCAAACGCCCAACGCGGCTAGTCAGCGATGCGGTCTATCAACTGCATGGCGAGACCTGGTATCGCTATGCCTTTATCGAAGGCACTGTGCCGGTCAAGGCTGCGGAAGGTGAACGCTACGTGTTGCTGCTCACCACCGACGAGGATCGTCATCTACAGACCCTAGACAACAAGCTGTTCAAGCGGCCGTTACAGGACCTGGCAGTGAATGACGCAGGAATGCAAACCCATGAGCATGCCGATCAGGGTGGTTTTGAGTTGGCGATCGTGCGTTAA
- a CDS encoding outer membrane protein transport protein, which produces MTMRISPLARAIAGIGMLWMGVAQAQLAQNLTIGNPKAMAMGNAITADFSGIDAVHYNPAALTKLKGRQTTVKFIAGVMDIRADFNAPPGYGSNFLGLNDDPVANSSSRTTTSAMYLPGLGGATEVPLLFAPLAGLSINPPGSKFTFATNVYTPQALGYSRDDNDPARYQGKEVVLQRLTYFSPSLGYQMNDELSLGLSIGFSHQAVALNQDFRAPGVLTGFTGVAQDALCTVDGNPFEVLLNICGGDLGPFTDIANIDVDMQQSLSPTWNVGFLWEPSDWFALGAVYQSEAKMHLQGQYRVDYSQDWQGFWQGLDSSLIGAIFNSITPDGVFDEERGNVSMDLTYPAHFASGIKLKPHPQWQINFDLKWTDYKAWEKFELEFDQPLDVLKIASLFSPDNATATTITLDRDYESVWSWAVGVEYELNERLSLRVGYEPRPSAVPGNKADILAPLGDAQLYGLGAGYRWDKDTVIDIGFNYLVSKQSIPARSSCNINCSDIDSMVYNPYADLDVETSVKAYVLALTYRTTF; this is translated from the coding sequence ATGACTATGCGTATTTCGCCGCTGGCGCGGGCGATTGCCGGGATCGGCATGCTCTGGATGGGGGTCGCGCAGGCGCAACTGGCGCAGAACCTGACCATCGGCAACCCCAAGGCGATGGCCATGGGCAACGCGATTACCGCGGATTTCAGCGGTATCGACGCGGTGCATTACAACCCCGCGGCCCTGACTAAACTGAAAGGCCGGCAGACCACCGTCAAGTTCATCGCCGGGGTGATGGACATTCGTGCCGACTTCAACGCACCGCCCGGTTACGGCAGCAACTTTCTCGGTCTGAACGACGATCCAGTCGCCAACAGTTCCAGCCGCACCACGACGTCGGCCATGTATTTGCCGGGGTTGGGCGGCGCGACCGAGGTGCCGCTGTTGTTCGCGCCGCTGGCGGGCTTGTCGATCAATCCGCCGGGCTCGAAGTTCACCTTCGCCACCAACGTCTACACCCCGCAGGCGCTGGGTTATTCTCGCGATGACAACGATCCGGCGCGCTACCAGGGTAAGGAAGTGGTGCTGCAGCGCTTGACCTACTTTTCGCCCTCGCTGGGTTACCAGATGAATGACGAACTGTCACTCGGGTTGTCGATCGGCTTTTCCCATCAGGCGGTAGCGCTCAACCAGGATTTCCGCGCCCCCGGTGTGCTCACTGGTTTCACCGGCGTGGCCCAGGATGCGCTGTGCACCGTCGATGGCAACCCGTTCGAGGTGCTGCTGAACATTTGTGGCGGTGATCTGGGGCCCTTTACCGATATCGCCAACATCGATGTGGACATGCAACAGTCCTTGTCGCCGACCTGGAACGTCGGTTTTCTCTGGGAGCCGAGCGACTGGTTCGCCCTCGGCGCGGTGTATCAGAGCGAGGCCAAGATGCATCTGCAGGGCCAGTACCGGGTCGACTACTCGCAGGACTGGCAGGGCTTTTGGCAGGGCCTAGACAGCTCGCTGATCGGCGCGATCTTCAACAGCATCACCCCGGATGGGGTGTTCGACGAGGAGAGGGGCAACGTCTCCATGGATCTGACCTATCCGGCGCATTTCGCCAGTGGGATCAAGCTCAAGCCGCATCCGCAATGGCAGATCAACTTCGACCTGAAGTGGACCGACTACAAGGCTTGGGAGAAGTTCGAGTTGGAGTTCGACCAGCCCCTGGATGTGCTTAAGATCGCCAGTCTGTTCTCACCGGACAATGCCACGGCGACCACCATCACCCTCGATCGTGACTACGAGTCGGTGTGGAGCTGGGCAGTTGGTGTCGAATATGAGCTCAATGAGCGCCTGAGCCTGCGTGTCGGCTATGAGCCGCGGCCTTCGGCCGTTCCAGGCAATAAGGCGGATATTCTTGCGCCGTTGGGCGATGCTCAGCTGTACGGGCTCGGCGCTGGTTATCGTTGGGACAAGGACACGGTGATCGATATCGGCTTCAACTATCTGGTCAGCAAGCAGAGCATTCCGGCACGCTCCAGTTGCAACATCAACTGCTCGGATATCGACAGCATGGTCTACAACCCCTATGCCGATCTCGATGTCGAAACCAGCGTCAAGGCTTATGTGCTGGCGCTGACTTATCGGACCACCTTCTGA